One window of Methylococcus sp. EFPC2 genomic DNA carries:
- a CDS encoding NYN domain-containing protein, with protein MSQADAKIALLIDADNSPATKIDIILAELAKYGVANIRQAYGNWKNPNLKPWENVLHEYAIRPIQQFAYTKGKNATDIALVIDAMDLLYSQRLDAFCIVSSDSDFTPLIMRILTNGLKVYGFGEKKTPLPFVKACSRFVYLEALTDIDGEQDVKPSIMLGTESARLSCPPPETHFLEKSPSVVPPSGKPSSRINLPSDKGLKNGKIEGALPVVSSLNKVATNLSVDKQLIHLLKTAVAATVTDDGWSPLSAVGTHISNRTSFDSRNYGFKKLSDLFLAYGSFDVRKTSKGIAVRPVASRNNKGRMAGFDAVNSIASSMDMITSGNTKEIKSLVDKYIELLRESQWTMVSKFALLNFYRVMKGKAFYGKDELINHSLHARPSSTGDVANNVFDIFWKAKLFEVSKDLDGRKKIMLLDFPDVFDRIDRALLSKLVVACKERSVVLEPVSLLRILYGEYNQSCLVSMIESLREPDSSGV; from the coding sequence ATGTCCCAAGCGGACGCAAAAATAGCTTTGTTGATAGACGCCGATAATTCTCCTGCTACAAAAATTGACATTATCCTTGCCGAACTGGCGAAATATGGAGTGGCAAACATTCGACAGGCTTATGGTAATTGGAAAAATCCTAATCTAAAGCCTTGGGAGAATGTACTCCATGAATATGCCATCCGTCCTATACAACAGTTCGCTTATACCAAAGGTAAGAACGCTACAGACATCGCGTTAGTAATAGACGCAATGGATTTGTTATACAGTCAACGGCTCGATGCTTTCTGCATAGTATCCAGTGATAGCGACTTCACACCACTGATTATGAGGATACTCACCAACGGTCTGAAGGTTTATGGATTTGGTGAAAAAAAGACCCCCCTACCTTTTGTCAAAGCGTGTTCCCGATTCGTTTATCTTGAGGCTTTGACAGATATTGATGGGGAGCAAGACGTCAAACCGTCAATTATGCTCGGCACTGAGTCAGCGCGATTGTCGTGTCCTCCTCCAGAAACTCATTTCCTCGAAAAAAGTCCGTCTGTTGTACCGCCATCTGGCAAGCCATCTAGCAGAATAAACCTGCCTTCGGACAAAGGCCTGAAAAATGGCAAAATAGAGGGCGCTTTACCAGTTGTCTCGTCACTTAACAAGGTGGCGACCAACCTGAGTGTAGACAAACAATTGATCCATCTGCTGAAAACCGCAGTTGCGGCAACTGTGACCGACGATGGCTGGTCTCCATTGAGTGCAGTTGGTACCCACATCTCCAATCGGACATCTTTTGATTCGCGGAATTACGGCTTCAAAAAGCTGAGTGACTTGTTCCTAGCTTATGGGTCGTTTGATGTTAGAAAAACCTCGAAGGGAATAGCAGTAAGACCGGTCGCGAGTAGAAATAATAAGGGTCGAATGGCGGGCTTTGACGCCGTAAACTCTATTGCATCAAGCATGGATATGATAACTAGCGGAAATACTAAGGAAATTAAATCCCTAGTAGATAAATATATCGAGCTATTAAGAGAGAGCCAATGGACTATGGTATCCAAGTTTGCGTTGCTTAACTTTTATCGCGTTATGAAAGGCAAGGCTTTTTATGGCAAAGATGAATTAATAAATCATTCATTGCATGCCCGCCCGAGTTCCACGGGAGATGTTGCGAACAACGTATTCGACATTTTTTGGAAAGCCAAGCTCTTCGAAGTTAGCAAAGATTTGGATGGTCGCAAGAAAATCATGTTATTAGACTTCCCTGATGTTTTTGATCGAATCGACCGGGCTCTGCTTTCCAAGCTTGTCGTTGCTTGTAAAGAGAGAAGCGTCGTACTGGAACCAGTTTCTTTGCTTAGGATTCTGTATGGGGAGTATAATCAATCATGCCTTGTTAGTATGATTGAATCCCTTCGGGAGCCTGATTCCTCAGGGGTTTGA
- the gspE gene encoding type II secretion system ATPase GspE — protein MAVNPNEPLTDAPANGSDAYAAFADCLIRKGKARDNEIHRARRLSAQTDDQPLPALLVKLGVVSERDAADALAEVSQLPLVAATDYPEASPLPETVATRFLKENRVVGLASNDEAYEVAVADPYDAFTLEALALACDKPVRARLGLPSEIEKAIEQQHGSGKSLMGQLVDNFGGDEDIDEADVEHLKDLASEAPVIRMVNLIMQRAVEARASDIHVEPFEERLKVRFRVDGVLKEVEAPPVRSTAAVISRIKIMAKLNIAERRLPQDGRIKLQVQGKELDLRVSTVPTMYGESVVIRLLHKESISFDFGSLGFEGEVLQRFLDVLNLPHGIILITGPTGSGKSTTLYTALHKINTPERKIITVEDPVEYQLEGVNQIQTKSQIGLTFATALRSIVRQDPDVIMIGEMRDLETARIAVQSALTGHLVLSTLHTNDAAGGVTRLMDMGLEDYLITSTVNGIIGQRLVRRLCPHCKESYPALPEMVDELKLRRFQPQGEVRLHKPGGCELCDGTGYKGRLAILEFLVMSDDLRRLVMTHAQARQIEEQALKEGMHTMYEDGLRKAVAGLTTIEEVLRVTSDT, from the coding sequence GTGGCCGTCAACCCTAACGAACCCCTCACCGACGCCCCGGCCAACGGGAGCGATGCCTACGCCGCCTTCGCCGACTGCCTGATCCGCAAGGGCAAGGCGCGCGACAATGAAATCCACCGCGCCCGCAGGCTCTCTGCGCAGACCGACGACCAGCCCCTGCCGGCCCTGCTGGTCAAGCTTGGCGTGGTATCCGAACGCGACGCCGCGGATGCCCTGGCCGAGGTCAGCCAGCTGCCCCTGGTGGCGGCGACCGATTACCCGGAGGCCTCGCCCCTGCCCGAAACCGTCGCGACGCGCTTCCTGAAGGAAAACCGCGTGGTGGGGCTGGCGAGCAACGACGAGGCTTACGAGGTGGCGGTCGCCGACCCTTACGATGCGTTTACGCTCGAAGCGCTCGCCCTGGCCTGCGACAAGCCGGTGCGCGCCCGTTTGGGGCTGCCTTCCGAAATCGAAAAGGCCATCGAGCAGCAACACGGCTCCGGCAAATCGCTGATGGGGCAATTGGTCGACAACTTCGGCGGCGACGAGGACATCGACGAGGCCGATGTCGAGCATTTGAAGGATCTGGCCAGCGAGGCGCCGGTCATCCGCATGGTCAACCTCATCATGCAACGGGCGGTCGAAGCGCGTGCCTCGGACATCCACGTCGAACCGTTCGAGGAGCGCCTGAAAGTGCGCTTCCGCGTCGACGGTGTGCTGAAGGAAGTGGAAGCGCCGCCGGTGCGCTCCACCGCCGCCGTGATCTCGCGCATCAAGATCATGGCCAAGCTCAACATCGCCGAGCGCCGATTGCCGCAGGACGGACGCATCAAGCTGCAGGTGCAGGGCAAGGAACTGGATCTGCGCGTCTCCACCGTGCCGACCATGTACGGCGAGAGCGTGGTCATCCGTTTGCTGCACAAGGAGAGCATCTCCTTCGACTTCGGTTCGCTGGGATTCGAAGGCGAAGTCTTGCAACGCTTTCTCGACGTGCTGAATTTGCCGCACGGCATCATCCTCATCACCGGCCCCACCGGCTCGGGCAAGTCGACCACGCTTTACACGGCGCTGCACAAGATCAACACCCCCGAGCGTAAGATCATCACCGTGGAAGACCCGGTGGAATACCAGCTCGAAGGTGTCAACCAGATCCAGACCAAGAGCCAGATCGGTCTCACCTTCGCTACCGCCTTGCGCTCCATCGTGCGCCAGGACCCGGACGTCATCATGATCGGCGAAATGCGCGATCTGGAAACTGCCCGCATCGCCGTGCAATCCGCGCTGACCGGCCACTTGGTGTTGTCGACCTTGCACACCAACGACGCGGCGGGCGGCGTTACCCGTTTGATGGACATGGGTCTGGAAGACTATCTCATCACCTCCACCGTCAACGGCATCATCGGCCAGCGCCTGGTGCGCCGCCTCTGTCCGCATTGCAAGGAAAGTTACCCGGCCCTGCCGGAAATGGTGGATGAGCTGAAACTGCGCCGCTTTCAGCCGCAGGGCGAAGTCCGGCTGCATAAGCCGGGTGGCTGCGAACTGTGCGACGGCACCGGTTACAAAGGCCGGCTGGCTATCCTGGAGTTCCTGGTCATGAGCGACGACCTGCGTCGCTTAGTGATGACCCATGCCCAGGCCCGGCAGATCGAGGAGCAAGCGCTGAAGGAGGGCATGCACACCATGTACGAAGACGGATTGCGCAAGGCCGTGGCCGGGTTGACCACCATAGAGGAAGTGCTGAGAGTTACCTCAGATACATAA
- a CDS encoding DUF1631 family protein: MNKRRYERHATVAQATLFLPGVAKLAGEIRNFCEGGVLLWLAGGGPALETVSALSVREVEIRLTADAHSFQLAGLISHVSPQGVGLAFREPVSAAAAVRALHRDTAARSRAQHASGHGEAEAIRRRCEQDLQMIVRPVLDAFFADIRQPLIKAADKAPSNAAQAEFFDALTLLEQSRGDIERRFLGQIDHPEAGAPQYLDASGRVAAERGGLSLVDKVSFDDWLSLAEEQTRLEHRYESSLVTLSDRLGLAWDASVPGQRHPLGPAVLLEAFRVGLNGLDFSVPARRVIYAAFARALVPQLANLYVGLLERTSALASTIQPRAVHRASAHAPEQPAAPVVPERVAESQHEKSTPQPYTPAPAVPAKHNPGPLDAASLLMTLTAPAQGGVAPQAVQQAPAGAVSPAALQAALREIQHRKLAQQVDYLAPHVLETELSQALAASGQAGLQPNDENKQAMDVLGALLDNTLKEESLAADIKRYLQVLQIPLLEGALATPGLMHMETHPARDVLNVLDHFSLAADDRGEIKWPQLKHALDEITQRIARESAGRPDVLISARAELEKLAEPLIKARDLRLERLRETCAARQRTEDSHRAVERAIDARLGGKYVARVLPELLEAGWRRWLILAALRHGVESGEWRRAIQVVDQLQIWLDRDHPRERLPASDVHRLLDYIDEQLVYVCPDQVKQNHIIEVLADLLLGVGEAGERAEPEWVFIPVPPKSAEPEPEEDAIVRRFRVGDWFKFALTPDSWTPAQLTWMDGNPRRCVFVNRRGAKVLELTAGELSRYLQENKAVESDSLDAPLMERTTGALIQSMQDKLRYQATHDPITGLANRKEFIRRLERTQMDGAGMNAQATLGLVDIAQFRVINNLCGMEAGDRLLRETGELIGAHLGAHVPLARMGDHAFGFWLSGVDRREGQAQAESLLGVLSDFHFRWGEHNFAPGAHIGLAAFVPPGSIHTVLKQADAAFVTAKEQGHNNIHSYAEDDAALKVQAQQLDWAGRIDRLLAEDSLFVRCQLIAPVFPERDSHSHYEILLGLRDEEGRVVPPYDFVVAAERWKRMPEIDRWQVHSAFEWIRRNRAQFDAVGGFSINLSGQSLTSLSFLEFLQGELLAADWPLGKITFEVTETAAIGEFGEAVKFIRQIRRYGCKFSLDDFGSGSSSYGYLKNLHVDYLKIDGSFVKDLADSPIDYAMVKSMNEIGHSLGMKTIAEYVESEAILEKLREIGVDYSQGYHTGQPRPLAELTVS, encoded by the coding sequence ATGAACAAACGTCGATATGAGCGCCATGCCACCGTGGCGCAAGCAACGCTATTCCTGCCCGGCGTCGCCAAACTGGCAGGCGAAATCCGAAATTTCTGCGAGGGCGGTGTGCTCCTGTGGCTGGCGGGCGGCGGACCGGCGCTCGAGACGGTGAGCGCCCTGTCCGTCCGCGAAGTAGAAATTCGCCTGACTGCCGATGCTCATAGCTTCCAACTGGCAGGCCTCATCTCCCATGTCAGCCCCCAAGGGGTCGGCTTGGCCTTCCGGGAACCCGTTTCGGCTGCGGCGGCCGTACGGGCCTTGCACCGGGATACTGCCGCTCGGAGTCGCGCCCAACACGCGTCCGGTCATGGTGAGGCGGAAGCCATCCGTCGACGCTGCGAACAAGACTTGCAGATGATCGTCCGGCCGGTGTTGGACGCGTTTTTCGCCGACATCCGGCAGCCCCTCATCAAGGCGGCGGATAAAGCGCCCTCCAATGCGGCTCAGGCCGAGTTTTTCGACGCCTTGACCTTGCTGGAGCAGAGCCGGGGCGATATCGAACGCCGTTTTCTCGGGCAGATCGACCATCCCGAGGCAGGCGCTCCCCAATACCTCGATGCGTCCGGGCGGGTTGCCGCGGAGCGGGGCGGATTGTCGCTGGTCGATAAGGTGTCTTTCGACGATTGGCTCAGCCTGGCCGAAGAGCAAACCCGGCTGGAACATCGCTACGAAAGCAGTCTGGTTACCTTGTCTGACCGGCTCGGCCTGGCATGGGACGCTTCGGTCCCCGGCCAGCGGCACCCGCTGGGGCCGGCCGTATTGCTGGAGGCGTTCCGCGTCGGCCTGAACGGCCTGGATTTTTCTGTCCCGGCCAGACGCGTCATCTATGCGGCTTTCGCCCGCGCCTTGGTCCCGCAGTTGGCCAACCTGTATGTCGGCCTGCTGGAGCGGACATCCGCGCTCGCCAGCACCATCCAGCCCAGAGCGGTCCATCGGGCATCCGCTCACGCGCCCGAGCAGCCGGCGGCGCCGGTCGTTCCGGAGCGCGTGGCCGAATCGCAGCACGAGAAGTCCACGCCCCAGCCTTACACCCCGGCGCCGGCCGTTCCCGCAAAGCACAATCCGGGGCCGCTGGATGCTGCCAGCCTGCTGATGACCCTGACCGCCCCGGCGCAGGGCGGCGTCGCTCCGCAGGCCGTTCAGCAGGCGCCGGCCGGCGCCGTCAGCCCGGCGGCTCTGCAGGCCGCCTTGCGCGAAATCCAGCACCGCAAACTCGCCCAGCAAGTCGACTATCTCGCTCCACATGTTCTGGAGACGGAGTTGTCGCAGGCTCTCGCGGCGTCCGGGCAGGCGGGTCTGCAGCCGAACGACGAAAACAAGCAGGCGATGGACGTACTCGGCGCTTTGCTGGACAACACGCTCAAGGAAGAGTCCCTGGCAGCGGACATCAAACGCTACCTACAGGTACTGCAAATCCCCTTGCTGGAAGGCGCACTGGCCACGCCCGGACTGATGCATATGGAAACGCATCCGGCCCGTGACGTGCTCAACGTACTGGATCATTTCTCCCTGGCGGCCGATGACCGCGGCGAGATCAAGTGGCCTCAGTTGAAACATGCATTGGATGAAATCACCCAGCGTATCGCCCGAGAATCCGCCGGTCGGCCGGATGTGTTGATTTCGGCTCGCGCCGAGTTGGAAAAGCTGGCGGAGCCCTTGATCAAGGCGCGCGATCTGCGTCTGGAACGGCTGCGGGAGACTTGCGCGGCGCGGCAACGCACGGAGGACTCGCATCGGGCGGTCGAGCGCGCGATCGACGCCCGCCTGGGCGGAAAATACGTGGCCCGGGTGTTGCCGGAGTTGCTCGAAGCCGGCTGGCGCCGGTGGCTGATACTGGCTGCCCTGCGTCACGGCGTGGAGAGCGGGGAATGGCGGCGAGCTATCCAGGTGGTGGATCAGCTGCAGATCTGGCTGGACCGTGATCACCCCCGGGAGCGGCTGCCTGCCAGCGACGTGCACCGGCTGCTCGACTATATCGACGAGCAACTCGTCTATGTCTGCCCCGATCAGGTGAAGCAAAACCATATCATCGAGGTGCTGGCCGACTTGTTGCTTGGAGTGGGAGAGGCCGGCGAGCGGGCGGAGCCCGAGTGGGTGTTCATTCCTGTGCCCCCGAAATCCGCTGAGCCCGAGCCGGAAGAGGATGCCATCGTGCGGCGGTTCCGCGTCGGCGACTGGTTCAAGTTCGCCCTTACTCCGGATTCCTGGACGCCGGCACAGTTGACCTGGATGGACGGTAACCCCAGGCGTTGCGTTTTCGTCAACCGCAGGGGCGCCAAGGTGCTCGAACTCACGGCGGGGGAGCTTTCCCGCTACTTGCAAGAAAACAAGGCCGTCGAATCCGATAGCCTGGATGCCCCCTTAATGGAACGTACGACTGGAGCTTTGATCCAGTCCATGCAGGACAAGCTGCGGTATCAGGCGACTCACGATCCCATCACCGGCCTGGCCAACCGCAAGGAGTTCATTCGCCGGCTGGAGCGAACCCAGATGGACGGGGCAGGAATGAATGCGCAGGCCACGTTGGGGCTGGTAGACATCGCCCAGTTTCGCGTCATCAACAATCTTTGCGGCATGGAGGCCGGCGACCGCCTGCTAAGAGAGACCGGCGAACTGATCGGTGCTCATCTGGGGGCGCATGTACCACTCGCGCGCATGGGCGATCACGCGTTCGGCTTTTGGTTGAGCGGGGTCGACCGGAGGGAAGGACAGGCGCAGGCGGAATCCTTGCTGGGCGTCTTGTCCGATTTCCATTTCCGCTGGGGCGAGCACAATTTCGCGCCGGGGGCTCATATCGGCCTGGCGGCGTTCGTGCCGCCCGGAAGTATCCATACCGTGCTGAAACAAGCCGACGCCGCTTTCGTAACCGCCAAGGAACAGGGGCATAACAACATCCATAGTTACGCCGAGGACGATGCGGCCTTGAAAGTACAGGCGCAGCAGTTGGATTGGGCCGGCCGTATCGACCGCCTGCTCGCCGAAGACTCCCTGTTCGTTCGCTGTCAACTCATCGCTCCCGTCTTTCCCGAGCGGGACAGCCACAGTCATTACGAAATATTGCTGGGCTTGCGTGACGAAGAGGGGAGGGTGGTTCCGCCCTACGATTTTGTCGTGGCCGCCGAACGGTGGAAACGCATGCCCGAAATCGACCGCTGGCAGGTGCACTCGGCTTTCGAGTGGATACGGCGGAACCGGGCGCAGTTCGACGCGGTCGGAGGATTCTCCATCAACCTTTCCGGGCAGTCCCTCACCAGCCTGTCGTTCCTGGAGTTTTTGCAGGGCGAGTTGCTCGCGGCCGACTGGCCACTGGGCAAAATCACCTTCGAAGTGACTGAAACCGCGGCGATCGGCGAGTTCGGCGAAGCGGTGAAGTTCATCCGCCAGATCCGCCGTTACGGCTGCAAATTCTCGCTCGACGACTTCGGCAGCGGGTCGTCGTCCTACGGCTACCTGAAAAACCTGCACGTGGACTATCTCAAGATCGACGGCTCCTTCGTGAAGGATTTGGCCGATAGCCCCATCGATTACGCCATGGTCAAATCCATGAACGAAATCGGCCATTCCCTGGGGATGAAGACCATCGCCGAATATGTGGAAAGCGAGGCGATACTGGAGAAACTGCGGGAAATCGGTGTCGACTACTCGCAGGGCTACCATACCGGCCAACCCAGGCCGCTCGCCGAGTTGACCGTGTCTTGA
- a CDS encoding DUF692 domain-containing protein, translating into MKPGLTSIRGAGLGLRRVFAAEIVAHPPARVDFYEVAPENWMHVGGRLGKQFRALTEAHTIVCHGLSLSLGGTAALDEEFLGDLRDFLILHGIGIYSEHLSYCGDDGLLYDLMPIPFTEEAVIHTARRIRHTQEILERRIAIENISYYAAPGQEMAEIDFLNAVLQEADCDLLLDINNIHVNAVNHAYDAARFLARIPADRIVYAHIAGHYVQAPDLLVDTHGAPVIDPVWALLEQAYALHGVFPTLLERDFNIPPLADLLAEVDTIHAIQQNAMTPLRRHG; encoded by the coding sequence ATGAAACCGGGACTGACATCGATACGCGGCGCGGGCTTGGGATTGCGCCGTGTTTTCGCGGCAGAAATCGTCGCTCACCCGCCCGCGCGGGTCGACTTCTACGAAGTCGCGCCGGAAAACTGGATGCATGTCGGCGGCCGGTTGGGGAAGCAGTTCCGCGCCCTGACCGAGGCCCACACCATCGTCTGCCATGGCTTGTCGCTATCGCTGGGCGGCACGGCGGCCCTGGACGAAGAGTTTCTAGGCGATCTGCGCGATTTCCTCATCCTCCATGGAATCGGGATCTACAGCGAACACCTGAGCTACTGCGGCGATGACGGCCTGCTCTACGACCTCATGCCCATCCCTTTCACCGAAGAAGCCGTGATCCATACGGCCCGCCGCATCCGCCACACTCAGGAAATACTCGAGCGGCGCATCGCCATCGAAAATATCTCGTACTACGCGGCACCGGGCCAGGAAATGGCCGAGATCGACTTCCTCAACGCCGTGCTGCAAGAGGCCGATTGCGACCTGTTGCTGGACATCAACAACATCCACGTCAACGCGGTCAACCACGCTTACGACGCCGCACGATTCCTCGCCCGCATACCGGCCGACCGCATCGTCTACGCCCACATCGCCGGCCACTACGTGCAGGCGCCCGACTTACTGGTCGACACCCACGGCGCGCCGGTGATCGACCCGGTTTGGGCCTTGCTGGAGCAAGCCTACGCCCTCCACGGTGTATTCCCCACCCTGCTGGAGCGTGACTTCAACATTCCGCCGCTGGCCGACCTGCTGGCCGAAGTGGACACCATCCACGCCATACAGCAAAACGCGATGACACCGCTTCGCCGCCATGGCTGA
- a CDS encoding DUF2063 domain-containing protein translates to MADTGFRHTQQAFTAYLRNPARQAPPEDVAPERIGLYRELFLNNVLSALESGFPVLNQTLESESWQALAEDFFARHRSRTPYFYGIPEEFLRYLHDEREGQVDDPPYLLELAHYEWVELALAIATDDAPEERPELAENPLNAVIALSPVAWPLAYRFPVQRIGRDYRPQQPPAVSTCLAVYRDRSDRVHFLELAPLTYRLLQLLQEQGPLPSADCFARLADEAGLSDPHALLEHGQGLLRDLHARGVIGLA, encoded by the coding sequence ATGGCTGACACCGGTTTCCGGCACACCCAACAGGCATTCACCGCCTATCTACGCAACCCGGCGCGGCAAGCACCGCCGGAGGACGTGGCTCCCGAGCGCATCGGACTCTACCGGGAGCTATTCCTCAATAATGTATTAAGCGCCCTGGAAAGCGGTTTCCCGGTGCTGAATCAGACGTTGGAGTCCGAGTCATGGCAGGCTTTGGCGGAAGACTTCTTCGCCCGCCACCGCAGCCGCACACCTTATTTCTACGGCATACCGGAAGAATTCCTGCGCTACCTGCACGACGAGCGGGAAGGCCAGGTCGACGATCCGCCCTACCTGCTCGAACTGGCGCATTACGAATGGGTGGAACTAGCACTGGCCATCGCCACGGACGACGCGCCGGAGGAACGACCGGAATTGGCCGAGAACCCGCTAAACGCCGTCATCGCGCTGTCCCCCGTCGCCTGGCCGCTCGCCTACCGCTTTCCGGTCCAGCGCATCGGCCGCGACTACCGACCGCAACAGCCGCCCGCCGTATCCACTTGCCTTGCGGTCTACCGCGACCGCAGCGACCGGGTACACTTCCTTGAGTTGGCTCCGCTCACCTACCGCTTGCTTCAACTCCTGCAGGAACAGGGCCCGCTCCCGTCGGCGGACTGTTTCGCACGCCTCGCGGACGAAGCGGGTCTGTCCGACCCCCACGCGCTGCTCGAGCATGGCCAGGGTTTGTTGCGTGACTTGCACGCGCGCGGCGTGATCGGACTGGCATAA
- a CDS encoding YbdD/YjiX family protein: protein MASSREVSGPMVIRWLKSFWQGLRRVSGDDAYERYLAHWQVHHPSEGAPLSRAAFQQAEVDRKWSGVKRCC, encoded by the coding sequence ATGGCCTCAAGTCGGGAGGTTTCGGGGCCCATGGTGATACGTTGGCTTAAATCGTTTTGGCAGGGCTTGCGCCGAGTGAGCGGGGACGACGCTTACGAGCGCTACCTGGCTCATTGGCAGGTCCATCACCCTTCTGAAGGAGCGCCGCTTTCGCGAGCGGCATTCCAGCAGGCCGAGGTGGATCGCAAGTGGAGTGGCGTGAAACGTTGCTGCTGA
- a CDS encoding multiheme c-type cytochrome, with amino-acid sequence MNYKTISRLFFWALALTLAFASIARAATPDIQDLKSSYYKDHPGKGKHGQYWEPIPIQKYWNPKDFYKPPATVQGEKTSAECTTCHQALTPGAYHAWKTSVHANLDNIRNLSNGADARYYKKQKLEEVEQNLRKQGLLAEGEPLKEVGCIDCHGGVGAKSVDHGKKLVMPDRAACGTCHVDQFAESEAEKKQEWPQGQWPKGHPSHAQDWKANVETAIWAGMPEREIAQGCDMCHYQQNKCDGCHTRHSFSVAEARQPEACATCHNGVDHNEYENFQLSKHGTIYQTLGKAKWNFEAQLKDAVTKGGYTAPTCQYCHFEFEGEFSHNLVRKVRWGFNPTTAIADNLNHPWFQDRKEAWQKTCENCHSASFAEAYLTTADKGTISGLKVEQEAKKVVEALHKDGLLPGQKTNRPAPPAPEKDAAGGFFQLFWAKGNNPSAVERVHADMWEHDLIKLYKGLFHANPGGFTYTEGWSELMKDYTLIMDENTKLREGKSHTSQAEPEAKSIRQAFIDDLSNRYVLGTALAGAGIIVIRRRRR; translated from the coding sequence ATGAATTACAAAACCATAAGCAGACTATTTTTTTGGGCGCTGGCGCTCACGCTGGCGTTCGCCTCAATCGCCCGGGCGGCCACGCCCGACATTCAGGACCTGAAGAGCAGTTACTACAAGGACCATCCCGGCAAGGGGAAACACGGTCAGTACTGGGAACCGATCCCGATCCAGAAATACTGGAATCCCAAGGATTTCTATAAGCCGCCAGCTACAGTGCAGGGCGAAAAGACCAGCGCGGAATGTACGACCTGTCATCAGGCACTGACTCCCGGCGCTTACCACGCCTGGAAGACCAGCGTGCACGCCAACCTGGACAACATCCGCAACCTGAGCAACGGCGCGGACGCCCGCTACTACAAGAAACAAAAGCTGGAAGAAGTCGAGCAGAACCTGCGCAAGCAGGGGCTGCTGGCCGAAGGCGAACCGCTCAAGGAAGTCGGCTGTATCGACTGTCACGGCGGCGTCGGCGCCAAATCGGTCGACCACGGCAAGAAGCTGGTGATGCCGGACCGCGCCGCCTGCGGCACCTGCCACGTCGACCAGTTCGCGGAATCCGAAGCGGAGAAGAAGCAGGAATGGCCGCAAGGCCAATGGCCCAAGGGACACCCTTCGCATGCCCAGGACTGGAAAGCCAACGTCGAAACGGCCATCTGGGCCGGCATGCCGGAGCGCGAAATCGCCCAGGGCTGCGACATGTGCCATTACCAGCAGAACAAGTGCGACGGCTGCCACACCCGGCACAGCTTCTCGGTCGCCGAGGCCCGCCAGCCGGAAGCCTGCGCCACCTGCCACAACGGCGTCGACCACAACGAATACGAAAACTTCCAGCTATCCAAGCACGGCACGATTTATCAGACCCTGGGCAAGGCCAAGTGGAATTTCGAAGCGCAGTTGAAGGATGCCGTGACCAAGGGCGGCTATACCGCGCCGACCTGCCAGTACTGCCACTTCGAATTCGAGGGCGAGTTCTCCCACAACCTGGTGCGCAAGGTGCGCTGGGGCTTCAACCCGACGACTGCCATCGCCGACAACCTGAACCACCCCTGGTTCCAGGACCGCAAGGAAGCCTGGCAGAAGACCTGCGAGAACTGCCATTCCGCCAGCTTCGCGGAGGCCTATCTGACCACGGCCGACAAGGGCACGATCTCCGGCCTCAAGGTCGAGCAGGAAGCCAAGAAGGTGGTCGAAGCGCTACATAAGGACGGCCTGTTGCCCGGCCAGAAAACCAACCGCCCTGCCCCGCCCGCACCGGAAAAAGACGCCGCCGGCGGTTTCTTCCAGTTGTTCTGGGCCAAGGGCAATAACCCGAGCGCGGTCGAGCGCGTGCATGCCGACATGTGGGAGCACGACCTGATCAAGCTGTACAAGGGCCTGTTCCACGCCAATCCGGGCGGGTTCACCTACACCGAAGGCTGGTCCGAGTTGATGAAGGACTACACTCTGATCATGGACGAGAACACCAAGCTGCGCGAAGGCAAGAGCCACACCAGCCAGGCCGAACCGGAAGCCAAGTCGATACGCCAGGCCTTCATCGACGACTTGAGCAACCGCTACGTGCTGGGAACCGCCCTGGCCGGCGCAGGCATCATCGTGATCCGCCGCCGCAGACGCTAA